CGATTACAGCTTCCATGAATCCGACAACACCTGGGATGTTGGCCATGCCAAGGATGATGGTGAAGGGGGATTCTGCTGCGCTCTTGGCGCCTCCGATACTGGAGAACGGGATGAGGAAGCAGATCACGAGAACGGAACCCAAGTAGAAGAAAGAGATGCGCCAGATCACGGAGCGCACGGCTGTGGCGATGGCAGTCTTGGGGTCTTCGGATTCTGCTGCGGCGATGGTGACGATTTCGATGCCACCGAAGGCGAAGGCGACGGCTAGGAGGCCGGTGGCTACACCGGAGAAGCCGTTGGGCATGAATCCGTCGCCGAGGAAGTGTTGGGTTCCTACGAACTCATGGTTAGGGAGCAGCCCGAAGATGAGCAGCACACCGATGATGAGGAAGAAGATGATGACGGCAACCTTGATAAATGCAAACCAGAATTCGAATTCGCCAAAGCCGCTGACACGGGCGAGGTTGACGACTGCGAAGAAGATAACGCAGATAAGAGCTGGTATCCATGGTGCGATGCCGAACCATTGGCCCATGATGGCGGCGGCGCCAGTCATTTCGGCACCGAGGACCATGGTGAGCATAAACCAATAAAGCCAGCCGATGCTGAAGCCAGCCCAGTGGCCAAAGGCTTGTTCGGCGTAGACGGAGAATGATCCGGAGGCTGGGCGGGCTGCTGCGAGCTCGCCGAGCATTTGCATAACGAATACGACGAAGATGCCTGCGAGGACGTAGGCGATAAGAACGGCGGGTCCTGCGGCTGCAATTCCTACCCCTGTTCCTAGGAAGAGGCCGGCTCCGATGGCGGAGCCGAGTCCCATCATTGTTAGGTGCCGAGTTTTCAGGCCTGTGCCGAGCTCGGTCTCAGTGGTTGCTTGTGTCATAGATCTGAGAATAAACTCCCAAGGCCCGTCGCATATAATCTATGGCAAGTTAATTTTATGCGGGGGTGTCTAAATGGGGCGGACGACAGGCTCCGGATGGCCGCTTTCGGCATGAATTTGCCAATCCGATTGGCCGTCGAGAATCGCTGCTGGCGCGGTTTCGCCACGTTCCGCAAAGTAGACCATTGTCTCCTTATCAATCACCACATTGTTGCCTACGTGCACATTGTCGCCGAGGTTGATCCCCATCACAGCTGATCCCAATCCGAACACGCAGTTAGCACCGACGCACAGCTGAGCATGGGGCTTACTAGGAACGATCGATGCAGAAATACCGAGGTCGACGTTATCGCCCACCACGGTTCCTGAATACAAACGGCCTTCAATTCGGCCAGCGCCAAGAGTGCCCGCGTTGAAAGAAACATACCCTTCACGCAGCACCTTGGTTCCTTCTGCTAGATAAGCGCCTAACCGGACGCGTTCCGCCTCGGTGATTTCTACCCCTGTAGGAACCACATAATCAACCATGCGGGGCAAACGGTCAATGCCATAGACGTGAATAAGACCACGGTTACGCAGCGACATTCTGATGTTCTCAAAATTCTCCGGCAAGCAAGGACCTTTGTTCGTCCATACCACCCGAGACAAGATACTCATCGCGTTATCCATGTTGATCTCGAGCGGACGCATCAATCGATGCGATAACAGATGTAGTCGCAGAAACACATCATGGGCGTCGATAGGCGGGGAATCCAGATCACCGATATGGGTACGTACGGCAACTTGCTCCACCAAGCGGTCTTCGTCGAGACGCACAAGGCTCAAAAGCTTAGGCGGTAAATCCTGTGCTCCTAGTCGTTCCGTGTAGGAGGAGGAACCGCTGGCAGGGACTAATTCTGGGGTTGGGTACCAGGTATCAAGGACTTCGCCGTTCATGGCAATGTTGGCGATACC
The sequence above is drawn from the Corynebacterium rouxii genome and encodes:
- a CDS encoding amino acid permease; the encoded protein is MTQATTETELGTGLKTRHLTMMGLGSAIGAGLFLGTGVGIAAAGPAVLIAYVLAGIFVVFVMQMLGELAAARPASGSFSVYAEQAFGHWAGFSIGWLYWFMLTMVLGAEMTGAAAIMGQWFGIAPWIPALICVIFFAVVNLARVSGFGEFEFWFAFIKVAVIIFFLIIGVLLIFGLLPNHEFVGTQHFLGDGFMPNGFSGVATGLLAVAFAFGGIEIVTIAAAESEDPKTAIATAVRSVIWRISFFYLGSVLVICFLIPFSSIGGAKSAAESPFTIILGMANIPGVVGFMEAVIVLALLSAFNAQIYATSRIVHSFAERGDAPKIFAATNPSGVPMPAVLLSMFFAFVSVGLQYWNPAGLLNFLLNAVGGCLIVIWVIIAFAYLKLHPELVRNGEITPVRMWGFPWLGWITIAGFLGLTVLMLTDDASRSQITSVTVVFLLLIVVSFFTKKKSK
- a CDS encoding DapH/DapD/GlmU-related protein — its product is MSQFGATAIGIANIAMNGEVLDTWYPTPELVPASGSSSYTERLGAQDLPPKLLSLVRLDEDRLVEQVAVRTHIGDLDSPPIDAHDVFLRLHLLSHRLMRPLEINMDNAMSILSRVVWTNKGPCLPENFENIRMSLRNRGLIHVYGIDRLPRMVDYVVPTGVEITEAERVRLGAYLAEGTKVLREGYVSFNAGTLGAGRIEGRLYSGTVVGDNVDLGISASIVPSKPHAQLCVGANCVFGLGSAVMGINLGDNVHVGNNVVIDKETMVYFAERGETAPAAILDGQSDWQIHAESGHPEPVVRPI